A region of Micromonospora sp. WMMD882 DNA encodes the following proteins:
- a CDS encoding YciI family protein, with the protein MTRYLISFDDGAMDHIPDGDWPDVGKAAHAVTQEAVDAGVFVFGAGLERQQSSVVTTDGLVTDGPFPETKEVIGGFVVVDVASRAEALAWAAKIAVACRCAQEVRELMADPETDEMLRRAGR; encoded by the coding sequence ATGACGCGGTACCTGATCTCGTTCGACGACGGCGCGATGGACCACATCCCCGACGGGGACTGGCCCGACGTGGGCAAGGCCGCGCACGCGGTGACCCAGGAGGCCGTGGACGCCGGCGTGTTCGTGTTCGGCGCGGGGCTGGAACGCCAGCAGTCGAGCGTCGTGACCACGGACGGGCTGGTCACCGACGGCCCGTTCCCGGAGACCAAGGAGGTCATCGGCGGGTTCGTGGTCGTCGACGTCGCCTCCCGCGCCGAGGCGCTCGCGTGGGCTGCCAAGATCGCCGTCGCGTGCCGCTGCGCTCAGGAGGTCCGGGAGCTCATGGCCGACCCGGAGACCGACGAGATGCTCCGCCGGGCCGGCCGGTGA